The genomic region AAAGAAAGGCGTTGAGCATGAGTATTGACAAGTTACAAGTTAAGCAATTGGAGGAGCGAGCCAATCGGCTGCGGATCGAAATAATCAAGATCATGGGCCGATATGGTTACGGACACATTGGCGGCTCGCTCTCCATTGCTGAGATGATTGCGGTTTTATATTTTCACGAATTAAAAGTCGATCCGAAGAATCCAAAATGGGAGGATCGTGATCGTTTCATCCTTTCCAAAGGACACGCTTGCTTTACCCAGTACGTGGCTTTGGCAGAACTGGGTTTTGTTTCTAAGGATGTGTTGCGTCATCCATACGAGGTTGATAGCCCGATGCAAGCCCATCCTGAGTTGGGCGAGTTTCCTGGCATCGAGATGACCACCGGGGCTTTAGGGCAAGGGCTGTCGGCTGGGGTGGGGATGGCCATTGGTGCTAAATTGCGCAATCGGGGCTTTCGCATTTATGTGCTTTTAGGGGATGGCGAGATGAATGAGGGACAAGTCTGGGAGGCAATCATGTTGGCCTCAAAATATAAGCTGGACAATCTCGTGGCGCTGGTTGATTACAACAATTTTACCCTATCCGGAAAAACCACAGAGGTCATGCCATTAGATCCGCTAATGGAGAAGTTTCAGGCCTTTGGTTGGTGTGCAATGGAAGTAGATGGCCATTCTGTGGAACAGTTAGTTGCTGCTTTGGATTCAGCACGACAGATAAAGGACAAGCCAACAGCGATCATTGCCCATACGATTAAGGCGCGCGGTTTTGTGCCGCTTGAAAATAAAACCGAAAGCCATGCTGCGAACATCAAACAGGAGCAAGCGATGGAGGCGCTGCGCGCTCTGGGCTGCTCAGAATCTGAAATTCAGCAAGCGTTTCGAGAATGATAGGAGAAGATAGTGATGTCAGAACAAATTGCACCTCGGGATGTATTGGGAACCACACTTATCGAAGTGGCACAAAGAGATCCAGATGTAGTTGTCTTAGATGCTGATTTTCACCCAGCTTCGAAATTAAAACCATTTAAAGAACACTTTCCGGAGCGGTTCATTGAAGTCGGCATCGCCGAGCAAAATATGATGGGCGTGGCCGCAGGATTGAGCACGTTAGGCTTCAAACCGTTTGTTTGTACTGTGGCTGCCTTTTGCAGTCGACGCGCATGCGATCAGGTGATGGTCTCCATTGCCCTGCCCAGGTTGAATGTTAAGATTCTGGGAGTCTATCCCGGCATCTTTGTTGGCTTAAACGGCGCTACGCATCAATCATTAGAAGATATCGCCATCATGAGAGCGCTGGCTCACATGAATGTGGTCCATCCATCAGATGCGTGGGAATTGCAGCAAGTGCTGGCCTTTGCCGCAGAGTTTGACCAGCCTTTATACGTGCGAGTTGCCCGAGATCCGGCGCCGCGGTTTATTCCGCAGGGACACCAGTTTCAATTAGGGCGATCGTTCACTTTGCGCGATGGGAATGACGTTACGTTGATCACCTACGGCGAGCTGATCGGCGATACGTTGGAGGCAGCAGCGCTGTTGGAAAATAGGGGAGTGAGTGCTCGCGTGATTGTCATGAGTTCACTGAAGCCGGTTGACACAGAAGCTATCGTCCAAGCTGCGGAGGAAACCCACTACATCGTCACTGTGGATAACCACAGCGTCTATGGAGGATTGGGCTCAGCCGTTGCAGAAGTGGTGTGCGAGCGCGCTCCGGCAAAAGTGAAACGGCTCGGCCTGCGCGACAGGTTCGGCCGCTCTGGTTCCAACGAAGCAATGAAACGAAAATTTGGCCTGACGGCACAGGATATTGCTCGGGAGGCGATGGATTTTATTCATCGATAGCTTAATTATAACATCAATTTCAGCTTTCATGAATTTGCTTTATTCAGAGATGTCAAGGAAGACATAATAAGTGAATCGAAATGAAACGATCAAAACCAATTATTGGAATCTCCATGGGCGATCCCGCTGGGATCGGCCCTGAGGTGGCTGCCAAAGCGCTGGCGAAACCAGAAATTTATGAAATCTGTCGTCCATTAATCATTGGCGATGCCAGCGTGATCCATCAGGCCGTTTCAATCGCAAAGGTCAACTTGGGGGTCCGCGCTGTCCCAACTGTTGCAGAGGCAAAATTCGAATTCGGCATCATCGATGTGTTCGATCTAAAAAATGTGGAGCTCGCTCAACTTGAGCATGGGAAGGTTTCCGCCATGGCTGGCGAAGCTGCTTTTCAGGCGGTCAAAAAATTAATTGAATTGGCTCTGGATCGGCAAATCCATGCCACCGTCACAGGGCCAATTCATAAAGAATCGATAAACTTGGCTGGACATCATTTTGCAGGTCATACCGAGATTTATGCCCATTATACCAACACGAAGGATTACGCGATGCTGCTTGCCTCGGAGAACTTTCGTGTAATCCATGTTTCAACTCATGTCCCAGTGAGGCAGGCCTGTGATTTGGTGAAACAAGAGCGCATTGTGAAAGTTATTGTTCTCTTGAATCGGGCTCTGAAACAATTTGGATTTGAATCGCCTCGGATTGGCGTGGCTGGACTAAATCCTCACGCTAGCGATGGTGGCTTGTTCGGTTGGGAAGAGCAAAATGAGATCATTCCGGCCATCCAGCAAGCGCGGCAAATGGGAATTCATGTAGAGGGGCCAATGCCGCCAGATATTCTTTTTCCCAAAGCAAAAGGGGGGTGCTATGATGGCTGTGTCGCCATGTACCACGACCAGGGACATATCGCTTTTAAATTGGATGGTTTTGTATGGGATTGTGAAACAGGCAGCATGAGGACCGTTAAGGGCGTCAATATTACCCTTGGAATTCCCATTATTCGCGTATCGGTCGATCATGGCACAGCGTTCGAGATCGCAGGCCTGGGAAGAGCCAGCCCCGATAGCATGATCATGGCAATTGAGTATGCAGCAAAAATGAGTAGCGGTGGAGCGCTAGAGTAATGGAGTTATGGAGTAGTAAAGACCTGAGATGAGATTCTGTTAACAAAAAACATCTCCCGAAATCCCTTTTCCAATGGGGATTCTAAAATTAAAAGTTCTCCCCTCTGAAAGGAGGCAAGGCGAGATGTCTGGCTCTGGAGGATTATCATCGAGCATTTCCAACCAGTTTTCTTTTCGTCCAATACTTCATCACTACAAAAATCCATTGGCTTCATCGATCAATTAGACGCAAAACAGCAAAACACAGGAGAACCAGATGCAGCAGCAAACTTTACCCGTGTTGGACTACATTGTGATCATCCTCTCGTTGGTGCTCTCGATCGGTGTGGGCGTCTATTTCGCGAAGCGACAGAAAGACACTGAAAAATACTTTAAAGCCAGCGGCAATATCCCAGCTTGGGCGGTAGGCATGTCCATCTTAGCGACGCTGATTAGCAGCGTCACATTTCTTGCTTATCCAGGGGCTGGATACAAATCCAATTGGATCCTCCTTGTACAGGGATTAATGGTGCCAGTGGTCCTGATCTTTATGATATGGTTTATTGTGCCGCTCTATCGGAAGGTTATTCGGCTGAGCGCCTATGAATATTTTGAGAGACGATTTGGCTTTTTCGCCCGACTTTACAGCTCGTTGGGTTTTGTTCTCGCACATTTTTCGAAGATGGGGACGGTGTTCTTTCTGTTGTCCCTGGCTCTGGCTAATTTGACTGGCGTGAATGTTTATATCGTTCTTTGGGTTTTGGGCATTTCGATCGTGGTGCTTACCTTCCTTGGTGGCATCGAAGCGGTGATTTGGCTGGATGTGATACAGGGATTTTTGCTCATTTTGGGAGGTTTGTTAAGTGTGGGGATTATTCTGTTCAAACCAGCAGGTGGACCAGGTTCAGTTCTCCAAGCCATCTGGGAATCGGGCAAGGTTGATTTTGGCCCCTATGATTTAAGCTTCGTGAAATTGACTTTTATTGTGATGGCTCTCAATGGGATTTTTTATGCCATTCAAAAATATGGCACGGACCAGACTATTGTCCAACGTTATCTGACGGCGAAAAGCGATAAATCAGCGATTAAAGCGTCGCTGATGGGGGTGCTGCTTTGTGTTCCTGTCTGGACATTGTTCATGTTTATTGGCACAGGGCTATATGCCTTCTACAAAATCACCAACGCTGGATTGCCGCCAGACATCACCGCCGAAGGGGTGTTCCCCCATTTCATTTTGACCCAAATTCCCGTGGGATTAACAGGCTTGATCATCTCCGCCCTGATCGCTGCGGCGGTTTCCAGTCTGGATTCGGATTTGAATTGTCTCTCCGCTATCGGCGTCGAGGATTATTATATCCGCTTCAAACCAAATAGCACAGATAAACAGCGCCTTTGGATGGGCAAATTTCTGGTGATTGTTTCCGGATTGGCGGCAATGTTTGTGGCCACCCTTTATATCATGGCAGGCAGTGAAGGAGTGCTGGGAATCGTGTTTGAATTATATGCGATTTTCTCTGGCGGCATCGCAGGGATGTTTCTATTGGGACTGTTCAGCAAGCGGGCGAATAAACAGGGGCTATATATCGGCATTGCTGCCTGCGTGCTATTTACCGCCTGGGCCATGCTCACCTCGACCAAATTCGATATTGAAGGACAGAAAAAGCTTTTGCTTGATCTGGGAAATTGGAATTTCACCCATCATAAATATATGCTCGGAGTGTAC from candidate division KSB1 bacterium harbors:
- a CDS encoding transketolase, with protein sequence MSIDKLQVKQLEERANRLRIEIIKIMGRYGYGHIGGSLSIAEMIAVLYFHELKVDPKNPKWEDRDRFILSKGHACFTQYVALAELGFVSKDVLRHPYEVDSPMQAHPELGEFPGIEMTTGALGQGLSAGVGMAIGAKLRNRGFRIYVLLGDGEMNEGQVWEAIMLASKYKLDNLVALVDYNNFTLSGKTTEVMPLDPLMEKFQAFGWCAMEVDGHSVEQLVAALDSARQIKDKPTAIIAHTIKARGFVPLENKTESHAANIKQEQAMEALRALGCSESEIQQAFRE
- a CDS encoding transketolase family protein, translating into MSEQIAPRDVLGTTLIEVAQRDPDVVVLDADFHPASKLKPFKEHFPERFIEVGIAEQNMMGVAAGLSTLGFKPFVCTVAAFCSRRACDQVMVSIALPRLNVKILGVYPGIFVGLNGATHQSLEDIAIMRALAHMNVVHPSDAWELQQVLAFAAEFDQPLYVRVARDPAPRFIPQGHQFQLGRSFTLRDGNDVTLITYGELIGDTLEAAALLENRGVSARVIVMSSLKPVDTEAIVQAAEETHYIVTVDNHSVYGGLGSAVAEVVCERAPAKVKRLGLRDRFGRSGSNEAMKRKFGLTAQDIAREAMDFIHR
- the pdxA gene encoding 4-hydroxythreonine-4-phosphate dehydrogenase PdxA encodes the protein MKRSKPIIGISMGDPAGIGPEVAAKALAKPEIYEICRPLIIGDASVIHQAVSIAKVNLGVRAVPTVAEAKFEFGIIDVFDLKNVELAQLEHGKVSAMAGEAAFQAVKKLIELALDRQIHATVTGPIHKESINLAGHHFAGHTEIYAHYTNTKDYAMLLASENFRVIHVSTHVPVRQACDLVKQERIVKVIVLLNRALKQFGFESPRIGVAGLNPHASDGGLFGWEEQNEIIPAIQQARQMGIHVEGPMPPDILFPKAKGGCYDGCVAMYHDQGHIAFKLDGFVWDCETGSMRTVKGVNITLGIPIIRVSVDHGTAFEIAGLGRASPDSMIMAIEYAAKMSSGGALE
- a CDS encoding sodium:solute symporter — its product is MQQQTLPVLDYIVIILSLVLSIGVGVYFAKRQKDTEKYFKASGNIPAWAVGMSILATLISSVTFLAYPGAGYKSNWILLVQGLMVPVVLIFMIWFIVPLYRKVIRLSAYEYFERRFGFFARLYSSLGFVLAHFSKMGTVFFLLSLALANLTGVNVYIVLWVLGISIVVLTFLGGIEAVIWLDVIQGFLLILGGLLSVGIILFKPAGGPGSVLQAIWESGKVDFGPYDLSFVKLTFIVMALNGIFYAIQKYGTDQTIVQRYLTAKSDKSAIKASLMGVLLCVPVWTLFMFIGTGLYAFYKITNAGLPPDITAEGVFPHFILTQIPVGLTGLIISALIAAAVSSLDSDLNCLSAIGVEDYYIRFKPNSTDKQRLWMGKFLVIVSGLAAMFVATLYIMAGSEGVLGIVFELYAIFSGGIAGMFLLGLFSKRANKQGLYIGIAACVLFTAWAMLTSTKFDIEGQKKLLLDLGNWNFTHHKYMLGVYSHLVLFGVGYGASFFFPAKKVDENLTIYGWFKKRGNP